In Clostridia bacterium, the genomic window GTTGAACACGGCCTCCGTCGTGGCCGCGGTCTGCTCGAGCACCTTGTAACTGGTGTTGCCCGCCTTTTGGTAGTCGGGCGAATAGATATTGCAGTACTCGTCTATCATAATGTGGATATCCGAGACGTGCGCGATGCGGTGCGTGGTCTCCACGGGCTGAGAAGGCTCGGCAAGCGCGGTAAGACTGGCGCCGACCGTCAGCAAAACGGCCAGAACGAGCACGACGGCTATGACTATAGCGTAGGATTTCTTCATAACTACTCCTTTTGAGTGATATACTCTGTTTCGTTTCGGTTGGGTACGGCAAGCACCCGAGGCGCATAAAGCGCCTCGGGGACCTATCCGTCGTTAATGATTGATGAGGGACTTGCCCGTCATTTCTTTGGGCTGTTCGAGATGCATTACCTCGAATAAGGTGGGCACGATGTCGGCCAAAATGCCCTCGTGCAAGGTGACGTTCTTATAAGCGTCGTCGATGAGGATAAGGGGCACCAAATTGGTGGTGTGCGCCGTATGGGGCGTGCCGTCGTCGGCGATCATCTTCTCGGCGTTGCCGTGATCGGCGGTGAGTAAGACCGTGCCGCCGATGGACAAAACCGTCTCCACCACTTGCTTGACGCACTCGTCAACGGCCTTGACGGCTTTCTCGGCCGCGGGAATGATGCCCGTATGGCCGACCATATCGCAGTTGGCGAAGTTGAGGACCATAAGGTCGTACTTGCCGCCCTTGATGAGTTCGCAGGCCTTGGCCGCCACTTCGTAGGCGCTCATTTCGGGTTTCATATCGAAAGTGGCCACGTCGGGGCTGGGGATAAGCACGCGGTCCTCGTTGGGGTTGGGCGCTTCCACGCCGCCGTTGAAGAAGAAGGTGACGTGCGCGTACTTTTGCGTTTCGGCGATGCGCAGTTGGGTGTAGCCCATCTTGGAAACGTACTCGCCGAAGGTGTTGACATACTCCTGCGGCTTGAACGCAATGTCCACGCCCGTGAACTTCTCGTCGTACTGCTTGAAGCAAACGTAGTAGGGATTGAGATACTCGTCGCGGGGGAAGCTGTCGAACACGGGGAAGATGAAGGCGCGGGTGATTTGGCGCGCGCGGTCGGGACGGAAGTTGAAGAAGATGATGGCATCCTCTTTTTGGATACTGCCGACGGGTTGACCCTCGGCGTCCACTACGACGGAAGGCAGCACGAACTCGTCCGTGACGCCGCGGTCATAACTGTCTTGCATGGCTTCCTCGGCCGAACGGAACCGCAAGCCCTCGCCCTTGGTGAGCATATTGTAGGCCTTTTCGTTGCGGTCCCAGGCGAAATCACGGTCCATGGCGTAGAAGCGGCCGCATACGGTGGCAATCTTGCCTACGCCGATGGCCTCTATCTCGCGCTCCAAGTCCTTGATGAAGCCCAAGCCCGAGGTGGGGGACACGTCGCGCCCGTCCATAAAGCAATGGACGAAGACGTCCTTCAAACCGAATTGCTTGGCCATGCGGAGAAGCGCATAGAGGTGGGTGTTGTGGCTGTGTACGCCGCCGTCCGACAGCAGGCCGTAGAGGTGCAGGCGCTTGCCCTTCTCCAAGGCGTACTTCATCGCGCCGACCAAAGCCTCGTTGGTGAAGAAGTCGCCGTCCTCGATGCTCTTGGTGATGCGGGTAAGGTCTTGATAGATGATGCGGCCCGCGCCCATGTTGAGGTGGCCGACCTCGCTATTGCCCATCTGCCCGTCGGGAAGACCGACCGAAAGGCCCGAAGCACCCAACTTGGTGTTGGGATAGGTCGCGCGGAGGTAGTCCACGTACGGGGTGCCCGCGTTGAGAATGGCATTGCCCGCGGAAGGGGGCGCAATGCCGAAACCGTCCATAATGATGATACTGTAAAACTTGTCGCTTTTTCTCATAGTCCTATTGTAATGACAAAGGCAAAAGACGAGTTTTCGCCTTTTGCCCGTTGCCGTGTCGAATGCTCAATCAGAAGTGAACAACCTTGTTGAAGTCCTCGGCCTTGAGGGAAGCGCCGCCGATGAGGCCGCCGTCGATCTCGGGCATGGCCATCAATTCGGACGCGTTCTTGGCGTTCATGCTGCCGCCGTATTGGATGCGCACGAGGTTCTCGGCGCACTTGGGGCAGTACAACTCGGCCATGCAGTCACGAATGATCTTGATGGTGTCGTTGGCGTCTTGGGCGGTGGCGGTCTTGCCGGTGCCGATGGCCCACACGGGCTCGTAGGCGATGACTACGTTCTCCAACTCCTCTTTGGCAATGTCGGTGAAGGCGATCTTGGTCTGACGGCGCACGACCTCGGCCGTGATGCCCGCCTCGCGCTCTTCCAACGTTTCGCCTACGCAGAGAATGACTTTGAGACCTGCGGCCAAAGCGGCTTTGACGCGTTGGTTGACGGTCTTGTCCGTCTCGCCGAAGTAGGTGCGGCGCTCGCTGTGGCCGACGATGGCGTATTCGACGCCCAACTCCACCAGCATGTTGGCGCTGATCTCACCCGTGAAGGCGCCCTTCTCGGCCCAATGCACGTTCTCGGAACCGACCTTGATGTTGGTGCCTTTGCACATTTCGACGGCCGTGGCCAACGAGGTGTATGGGGTGCAGATGACGACGTCGCACTTGGCGTCCGCCACCAAGGGAATCAAATCGGTGATGAGAGCCTTGGTTTGGGCGATGTTGTTGTTCATTTTCCAGTTGCCTGCGATAATGGGTTTTCTTGCCATAATAAAATCTCCTTTTGAGTTTGTTTTTGGATGGACGGGCGAACACGGCCGCCCCGTCGCGGGGCACGCCGTACCACCCTACTTCTCATCCCTATCCCGCACCACATTGCGTGGTTGAATGATAAAAATAGAGATGAGAGAGCGCGTTTTCTGCCATTTCGCACTCAATCGCTTGATTTGAATGCGAAGAATCGTAGTGAGCGAATGGGCTTACCCGTTCACCTCTATTTCGTGCACGCTCATTGCGCGCTCGAATGATAAAAATAGAGATGAGAGAGCGCGTTTTCTAACGAATGAGGGTATACCCAGTGTACTCGGCGTACACGGTATGCCCGAACGAGCGGAAACGTGCTATATCGCTCTATTTTTTGTCGTTCAAGCACGCAATGCCGGGAAGGACTTTGCCTTCGAACAGCTCCAACGACGCGCCGCCGCCCGTAGAAATGTGCGTCATCTTGTCGGCGAAGCCCATCTGCGCCACGGCTGCCGCGGAATCGCCGCCGCCGATGATGGTGATGGCGTCGGTGTCGGCCATGGCTTGCGCCACGGCTTTGGTGCCGGCGGCCAAGGTGGGATTCTCAAACACGCCCATAGGACCGTTCCACACGACGGACTTGGCGCTCTTGATGACGTCGGCGTAGATCTTGCGCGTCTTCTCGCCGATATCCAAGCCTTCCATATCCGAAGGAATGGCGGTGGAATCTACGGTCTTGACCTCGATGGGGGCGTCGATGGGGTTGGGGAACTCCTTGGCGACCACGGTGTCCACGGGCAGGTAGAGTTTCTTGCCCAACTTCTTGGCCTTTTCGATCATATCCAAGCAGTAGCCGATCTTCTCGTCGTCTACCATGCTCTTGCCGACGTCCAAGCCCTGCGCCTTGAGGAAGGTGTAGGCCATGCCGCCGCCGATGATGAGGCTGTCGCATTTCTCCAACAAATTGCTGATGACGTTGAGTTTGTCGGCAATCTTGGCGCCGCCCAAAACCGCCACGAAGGGACGGACGGGATTTTCCAACGTCGCCGCCATGACGGACAACTCTTTCTCGATGAGGAAGCCGCACACGGCCGTCTTGACGAAACCGTACTCGACGATGGCCGCGGTGGTGGCGTGCGAACGGTGCGCCGTGCCGAACGCGTCGTTGACGTACACGTCGCAGTAGGAAGCCAACTTCTTGCAAAGGGCCTCGTCACGCTTCTCCTCGCCCGCTTCGAAACGGGTGTTCTCCAGCAAAACGACGTCGCCGTCTTTCATAGCGGCAACGGCCGCGTCGGCGGAGGGGCCGACCACGTCCTCGGCGAACGTGACGGGCTTGCCCAACTTCTCCGAAAGGCGCACGGCGACGGGACGGAGAGAGAACTTTTGCTTGTCCTTCTTGGCCTTCTCGATGAACTCGGCTTTGGCGGCCTCTTGCTCCTCTTGGGGCAGCGCGTCCACGGCCTTTTGCTCTTTCTTGTTGAGCTTGATCTTGTCGTTGAGGACGTTGTGAGGCTTGCCCATGTGCGAGCAAAGAATGACCTTGGCACCCTGACCGATCAAATACTCGATGGTGGGCAAAGCGCCGTTGATACGGTTCTCATCCGTGATGACGCCGTCTTTCATAGGCACGTTGAAATCCACGCGCACCAAACAGCGTTTACCTTTGACGTCTACGTCTTTTACTGTGAGTTTGTTCATAAATACTCCTTTGGAGCGAAACGCCCCATATAATAATTTTCGCAAGTATTATATCACATTCGCGGGCGTTTGTAAAGATATATATTTATAATATATTTTCATTATCTTTTATAGCGCGTATCGCACGTATTTATACGCGGGCATCAAAGGGAAAAAAGACGCGAGTGAAACCGCTCGCGCCATATCAAAACGGAATGACCCGTCTAGTGATCATAACCGATATTTCCATTGAAATTGATATACGTCTGACATACGGGGATCAAATCGTCGGCATCGATCGATCCGAAAGGCGTATCACCCGCAACCGTTACGGTGCCGGAATTATTCTCCCCAACAAGCAATCCCACGCGAGGACGATTGGTTTTATTACCGCTGATGTTATCGATCAATATATCGATATCACTATACAGAAAATCCACGTTTATCGTGCCCGTGTTTTTACCGGCGATGCCGCCCACACTACAATTAGCCGCAGAAGAAACTCGAGAATAATGAATCTCGCAAGCCATCATTGCCGTATTGATAGTGCCGACATTACGTCCGGCTACACCACCGATATTGCAATATCCTTGTACGGTTATATTATCCTGCAACGGAACCCACATGGTTCCGCAATTATAGCCCACCAATCCGCCGATATGTGACGAACTGACCTTGCTGTCGCTCGATACGGTACAAAATGCGCAAAGACCGGTTATGGACGCACCATTTACATTATACCCCACGATCCCACCGACATCTACGGTCGCATTCGTCGCGGAGACAACGCTGATAGTTGCGGAGAACTGCGTCAATCCGGTAATGGTTCCGTAGTTGCGGTCAAACATACCGCCTATAAAAGCTTCGTTCGAATAGGTTATAGACATATTAATACCCGTAATCGAATGCGAAAAAGCATTATACGTCCCATAAAAACTTACGCCGCGCCTAGTACCTATATTCGAGAAATTCAAGTTGCTCGTTTGCTTAAAACACTGAGAAGTCGCTCGATAAATATTGTTGAATTGCCAAGGGTATGTGATAAGATTGGGGTCACTCGCCGTGCCTGTACCGCCACCGAACCAAGAATCGACGGAAACGGAACCCAAAAATGTTCGATTGTCCCCATTTCGAGATGTTTGGTTTATTCCCAATCTCACAAAACGCGATGTCCCGCCCGTTGTAACTGCTATCGTATATTGATTTATACCCTCTGTCGTTACAACCGTACCATTGGAAATAACGCTGTTATTCTCGTTATAAAAATTATAGGTCAACCAACTAATACCCGTTTTATTCAACTGAATGTTAAAGCCGCAACCGGAGCCGTTATTATAGGACGACAGCAACAGTTTATCATCTTCTTTCAAACGGAAGCGGAACTTTGGGTCAAACGATGTCATCGCACTCGGTTTGGCCGTAATTTCATATACGGTCGAATCCAAAGGAATCGAGTCCGATATCCTTAGCGTTGTGCCGTCGATTAATAGACCTGTGATAATATTATCCATAATAATAGCGTATAAATCGCTATAAATGCCATTTAACACAACGCCTATTTGATAAGAATCATTACGACCCAGCGAAACAATCGAAGATACGATTTCGCCATCTACCGTCCATTGCAAAGAGTCCTCCACGTGCTCAATCCTCAGATTAACAATCGCAGGGCCGACACTTCCTACGGACACGCCTACATATAAGGGTTGCATTTGAGGCGATGGCTGGCAAGTCGCATGATTACCAGTTATCAACCCCACATTACCGCCGATGCCATAGAGTATAATGTACGTAGAAAAAACGAGTGCGTCATTGGAATCGACCGTAAGCATATAACCATCAACATACGATGGAGAAAGTGAGATAAAGTAATATTGACCTTGCACGGCAAGATTGCTTATGATATTGCTATTCGTAAAAGAGCACAAAGTTGCACTAAGCGTTATGCTCACGGAAATGGATGCACTATTACTTACCAAAATATAATATGTACCCGTCGGCATAGGAAGGGCACCCCCTACCGTCTCCGAGAATGATACCACGCCACCGACCTTGTACACAGAGAATCCATTGTTATAGGTAAAGATTTCAAGCATTGAAACATTAACATTTCCCGTATTCCACTGAATTAATCCGTCAAAAGGCAGCGTATACTTAACAAGGCGCGTCTGCCCTGCGGGAATATCGTTCCCGCTATCATCTAAGGCAATACTTAACGCGCCGCGACAAAAGTCTCCGTCGTTGTCAAGCACTATGGTATACGTCGTATTCGCCGTGCCGTCGAACACGTATTGCCCATTGACGGCATCGACGGTATTGCCATTTATGGTCACCGTACCTACATCTCCATTTATGCTCAAAATATATCGAGTATTATAAGGCGTAGCGGTAAAACTGAACTGTTGAGTTGCGTACGGCGACATATAATAAGCGGATTCTTCCCAAAGCCCTATACTCGTCGTAGTCGGACTGTTCTTTTCGGTATAAATATCCGCTTCATTAACCACAGGATGCGGCGTATAACTATTGGAATCGGTTTTTTCCACCAATACCGCCCCGATTGAAATATTCAAGCGCGAATAATTATATACGGCATTCGTATGAGAATAGGTGAACCGCGCCTCGATAAAGTCATCCGTCTCAAGCCACAAAGAATAATCGTTGGTGTTGTATCCCAAAGAAGACGTTTTGATGAGTTTGCCATAATTGGCAATCTGATCCGCACGCGTAGTCCAGTTCGGACTACTCATGCCCATTTGGCAAGAGGTTTCTCCCACGTTCGTTAAAACCACATCGCCAACATTATCGACACTATTGGCCAACGAAACCATCGCGGAAGCAATATTATAAAGGTGTCCAAGTGTATCCAACCCACTTATGCTCAACAAGGTGCCGAGGGCAAGTTCGCCGATATCACTCAATATCGCACTCATCGAAGGCGGTGTGCTCCCCGTCGAGTGCTTCGTAATTTGATAAGAATAGTTATTGCCTATCAAAAAGTATCCTTCGTCCTCATTGGCGTCATATCCCGTATCCCAAGTATTCAGCGCGTTTTGATTGTATATGTGGGAAGCAATGGATATATTAGAAAGGCTGAGTTTGGAAGATGTCCGAAAACCGACTTTTTTTATATCTTGACTTGTTCCAATAAATGTAAGAATTGGAGCAACATATGCATTATTACTTGGTTTGTAATATCCGTAATCTTCATAAGTTTCATTGCCTTGCGTGTTATTTAAGTATAAGTTAGCATTAGTATTATAAAGATATATAAAATCAACTTTCGCCAATGTTTTAAGTTTAATTTTATACGTATCACCCATCCATTCGTTCTCGTTCAACAATAAGATTACTGTACTCAAATTATAGCCATTACATTCCTCCGTGCGTATAGCATATCCGTAATATGGTCCGATGTATAATTTGTTTGTCGCATGAGCAAAATAACTTTTTGGCACAAAATTAACAATATTATCATCACCATTAACTGTAATGGATGTTGCAAAACTGTCATTATATAGCACAATGTTATTAGCATACGAATTATAGCAATGATAGCCAATCACAGGGTTGACAAATTCAATGATATGCCCTTTTTCCTCATTAAAATCTTCTATATATTGTATTAAATCATTCGTTATTTCGAGCTCATTAACATCAGCAACGGCTACTGGAGCACAGTTATTATTAGCTCCCTCAAAGAATACCATCATTAAAAACAATAA contains:
- a CDS encoding triose-phosphate isomerase, whose protein sequence is MARKPIIAGNWKMNNNIAQTKALITDLIPLVADAKCDVVICTPYTSLATAVEMCKGTNIKVGSENVHWAEKGAFTGEISANMLVELGVEYAIVGHSERRTYFGETDKTVNQRVKAALAAGLKVILCVGETLEEREAGITAEVVRRQTKIAFTDIAKEELENVVIAYEPVWAIGTGKTATAQDANDTIKIIRDCMAELYCPKCAENLVRIQYGGSMNAKNASELMAMPEIDGGLIGGASLKAEDFNKVVHF
- a CDS encoding 2,3-bisphosphoglycerate-independent phosphoglycerate mutase, with product MRKSDKFYSIIIMDGFGIAPPSAGNAILNAGTPYVDYLRATYPNTKLGASGLSVGLPDGQMGNSEVGHLNMGAGRIIYQDLTRITKSIEDGDFFTNEALVGAMKYALEKGKRLHLYGLLSDGGVHSHNTHLYALLRMAKQFGLKDVFVHCFMDGRDVSPTSGLGFIKDLEREIEAIGVGKIATVCGRFYAMDRDFAWDRNEKAYNMLTKGEGLRFRSAEEAMQDSYDRGVTDEFVLPSVVVDAEGQPVGSIQKEDAIIFFNFRPDRARQITRAFIFPVFDSFPRDEYLNPYYVCFKQYDEKFTGVDIAFKPQEYVNTFGEYVSKMGYTQLRIAETQKYAHVTFFFNGGVEAPNPNEDRVLIPSPDVATFDMKPEMSAYEVAAKACELIKGGKYDLMVLNFANCDMVGHTGIIPAAEKAVKAVDECVKQVVETVLSIGGTVLLTADHGNAEKMIADDGTPHTAHTTNLVPLILIDDAYKNVTLHEGILADIVPTLFEVMHLEQPKEMTGKSLINH
- the pgk gene encoding phosphoglycerate kinase, with the protein product MNKLTVKDVDVKGKRCLVRVDFNVPMKDGVITDENRINGALPTIEYLIGQGAKVILCSHMGKPHNVLNDKIKLNKKEQKAVDALPQEEQEAAKAEFIEKAKKDKQKFSLRPVAVRLSEKLGKPVTFAEDVVGPSADAAVAAMKDGDVVLLENTRFEAGEEKRDEALCKKLASYCDVYVNDAFGTAHRSHATTAAIVEYGFVKTAVCGFLIEKELSVMAATLENPVRPFVAVLGGAKIADKLNVISNLLEKCDSLIIGGGMAYTFLKAQGLDVGKSMVDDEKIGYCLDMIEKAKKLGKKLYLPVDTVVAKEFPNPIDAPIEVKTVDSTAIPSDMEGLDIGEKTRKIYADVIKSAKSVVWNGPMGVFENPTLAAGTKAVAQAMADTDAITIIGGGDSAAAVAQMGFADKMTHISTGGGASLELFEGKVLPGIACLNDKK